The following are encoded in a window of Amycolatopsis lexingtonensis genomic DNA:
- a CDS encoding copper resistance D family protein produces the protein MTQAETTTNVRYSTLLCVVTAGLLGALIGVALTATAPVPGVVQPDAVVSAGIPVVRVLLDLAAVTTIGLALLSVLVGYDRPKLTEPIMRLARPGAVAAALVWATTAVVALILQTAEYKPGSSTLSPSDIGQYIADVGAGKALVIVAVLALAHAGIGALALRFGEKVPAEVRVGLGLFALLPLPVTGHASNWNYHDYTMISMELHVMSAVAWTGGLGAMAVLLVANRTLLAHALPRFSKLATLCLAISAATGLFNGLVEVSLNPTIGFWAAIFTTPYGQLLILKAVCTGVIALLGAHVRWRLLPRIVRHQRTALAAWATLELTVMGLAFGFAVVLTRAPVVAS, from the coding sequence ATGACGCAGGCCGAGACCACCACGAACGTCCGCTATTCGACGCTGCTGTGCGTCGTGACGGCGGGACTGCTCGGCGCCCTCATCGGCGTCGCGCTCACCGCCACCGCGCCGGTCCCCGGCGTGGTGCAGCCCGACGCGGTGGTCTCGGCCGGCATCCCGGTCGTGCGGGTCCTGCTCGACCTGGCCGCGGTCACGACCATCGGGCTCGCGCTGCTGTCCGTGCTCGTCGGCTACGACCGGCCGAAGCTCACCGAGCCGATCATGCGGCTGGCCCGCCCGGGCGCCGTCGCCGCCGCGCTCGTCTGGGCGACGACGGCGGTCGTCGCGCTGATCCTGCAGACCGCGGAGTACAAGCCGGGCTCGTCGACGCTCTCGCCGTCGGACATCGGGCAGTACATCGCCGACGTCGGCGCCGGGAAGGCGCTCGTCATCGTCGCCGTGCTCGCGCTCGCCCACGCCGGGATCGGCGCGCTGGCGCTGCGGTTCGGCGAGAAGGTGCCCGCCGAGGTGCGCGTCGGGCTGGGCCTGTTCGCGCTGCTGCCGCTGCCGGTCACCGGGCACGCGTCGAACTGGAACTACCACGACTACACGATGATCTCGATGGAGCTGCACGTCATGAGCGCCGTCGCCTGGACCGGCGGCCTCGGCGCGATGGCCGTGCTCCTCGTGGCGAACCGGACGCTGCTGGCGCACGCGCTGCCCCGGTTCTCGAAGCTCGCGACGCTCTGCCTGGCCATCTCCGCGGCGACCGGCCTGTTCAACGGGCTGGTCGAGGTCTCGCTCAACCCGACCATCGGGTTCTGGGCGGCGATCTTCACGACGCCGTACGGGCAGCTGCTCATCCTGAAGGCGGTGTGCACCGGCGTCATCGCGCTGCTGGGCGCGCACGTCCGCTGGCGGCTGCTGCCGCGGATCGTCCGGCACCAGCGGACCGCGCTCGCCGCGTGGGCGACGCTGGAGCTGACGGTGATGGGACTGGCCTTCGGGTTCGCCGTCGTGCTGACGCGGGCGCCGGTCGTCGCGTCCTGA
- a CDS encoding phosphotransferase family protein gives MAGRFTAGKLRGVLAETCALLGVDPAGARLLRFTNNAVYALVSAPLVIRIVGSTQLRHRVGTVVRVARHFERHGVPAIRLLGGIEQPLEVGGHLVTAWHQVPSIGRPATATDLARLLRQVHALPAPDGLAEWAPFAAVRARVSDAEEISDADREFLLERCAELEDRLAGLDFPLPRGLVHGDAYPGNVIPGPDGPVLCDFDSSCVGPPEWDLTPLAVGRERFGDPPVHYRTFAAAYGFDVTSWSGFAVLRGIRELKLTTSVLPILRSRPQVRPELFRRLADLRSGRTDVRWTRYR, from the coding sequence TTGGCCGGCCGGTTCACAGCCGGGAAGCTGCGCGGCGTGCTGGCGGAGACGTGCGCCCTGCTGGGGGTCGACCCGGCGGGCGCGCGGCTGCTGCGGTTCACCAACAACGCGGTGTACGCGCTGGTCAGCGCCCCGCTCGTGATCCGGATCGTCGGCTCGACGCAGCTGCGGCACCGCGTCGGGACCGTCGTGCGCGTGGCCCGGCACTTCGAACGCCACGGCGTCCCCGCGATCCGGCTCCTCGGCGGCATCGAGCAGCCCCTGGAAGTCGGCGGGCACCTGGTGACCGCGTGGCACCAGGTGCCGAGCATCGGCCGCCCGGCGACGGCCACCGACCTGGCCCGGCTGCTGCGCCAGGTGCACGCGCTCCCCGCGCCCGACGGCCTCGCCGAGTGGGCGCCGTTCGCCGCGGTGCGGGCCCGGGTGTCCGACGCCGAAGAGATCAGCGACGCCGACCGCGAATTCCTGCTCGAGCGCTGCGCCGAGCTCGAAGACCGGCTGGCCGGGCTGGACTTCCCGCTGCCCAGGGGCCTGGTCCACGGCGACGCGTACCCCGGCAACGTCATCCCCGGCCCGGACGGCCCGGTGCTCTGTGACTTCGATTCCTCGTGCGTCGGCCCGCCGGAGTGGGACCTGACGCCGCTGGCCGTCGGCCGCGAGCGGTTCGGGGACCCGCCGGTGCACTACCGGACGTTCGCCGCGGCGTACGGCTTCGACGTGACGTCGTGGTCCGGGTTCGCGGTGCTCCGCGGCATCCGCGAGCTGAAGCTGACGACGAGCGTGCTGCCCATCCTGCGCAGCCGGCCGCAGGTGCGGCCCGAGCTGTTCCGCCGGTTGGCCGATCTTCGGAGCGGCCGGACGGACGTGCGCTGGACGCGTTACCGCTGA
- a CDS encoding glycine betaine ABC transporter substrate-binding protein, which yields MKLRHITAVLGAAVLGATLSACGLTVNQAVPYDIRPGTIEPIPALQGLKVTVGSKDFTENIILAYMAEMALTAAGADVVDLSDIKGSNSSRQALLSGQTDVTWEYTGTGWINYQGNELPVPGGEKAQYEATAKADEEKFGVTWLNYSPLNDQYAFAVTEAYGAQNNLKTTSDLAAFIKQKPDQAVFCLETEFTSRQDGFPAAVKAYGFQKPTVKNFGIGTIYSAVASGTCPVGEVFTTDGRISGLNLRVLEDDKKAFPQYNAVATLRTEFIKAHPELRGPLEKVSAAIDNEQMVELCKRVDVDGQDAGKVAHDWMVKKGFIK from the coding sequence ATGAAACTCCGGCACATTACGGCAGTCCTCGGCGCGGCCGTGCTCGGCGCGACGCTCTCGGCGTGCGGCCTGACCGTCAACCAGGCGGTGCCCTACGACATCCGGCCGGGCACGATCGAGCCGATCCCGGCGCTGCAGGGGCTGAAGGTGACGGTGGGGTCGAAGGACTTCACCGAGAACATCATCCTGGCGTACATGGCCGAGATGGCCCTGACCGCGGCGGGCGCCGACGTCGTCGACCTGTCCGACATCAAGGGCTCCAACTCGTCGCGGCAGGCCCTGCTGTCCGGCCAGACCGACGTCACGTGGGAGTACACCGGCACCGGCTGGATCAACTACCAGGGCAACGAGCTCCCGGTGCCCGGCGGCGAAAAGGCCCAGTACGAGGCGACGGCCAAGGCGGACGAAGAGAAGTTCGGCGTCACGTGGCTGAACTACTCGCCGCTCAACGACCAGTACGCCTTCGCCGTCACCGAGGCGTACGGCGCGCAGAACAACCTGAAGACGACGTCCGACCTGGCGGCGTTCATCAAGCAGAAGCCGGACCAGGCCGTGTTCTGCCTGGAGACGGAGTTCACCAGCCGTCAGGACGGCTTCCCGGCCGCGGTCAAGGCGTACGGCTTCCAGAAGCCGACGGTGAAGAACTTCGGCATCGGCACGATCTACTCGGCGGTGGCGAGCGGCACGTGCCCGGTGGGCGAGGTCTTCACGACCGACGGCCGGATCTCGGGGCTCAACCTGCGGGTGCTGGAGGACGACAAGAAAGCGTTCCCCCAGTACAACGCGGTGGCGACGCTGCGCACGGAGTTCATCAAGGCCCACCCGGAGCTGCGCGGGCCGCTGGAGAAGGTGAGCGCGGCGATCGACAACGAGCAGATGGTCGAGCTGTGCAAGCGGGTCGACGTCGACGGCCAGGACGCGGGCAAGGTGGCCCACGACTGGATGGTCAAGAAGGGCTTCATCAAGTAG
- a CDS encoding ABC transporter permease — MNLFDYISDRASKLWLEAYLHTSMVVQCTILAAVLGVLIGIAVYRSPIGSAVATALASTILTVPSFALLGLLIPLSGLGPTTAVIALVLYGLLPIVRNTIVGLDGVDPAITDAARGIGMSRFGVLTRVELRLAWPAILTGMRVATQMLMGIAVIAAYAKGPGFGAEVFSGLTNAGSTNSLNQAVTGTVGVVILALILDGIYVLIKRFTVSRGVRG, encoded by the coding sequence ATGAACCTCTTCGACTACATCTCCGACCGGGCGAGCAAGCTCTGGTTGGAGGCCTACCTGCACACCAGCATGGTCGTGCAGTGCACGATCCTCGCCGCGGTCCTCGGCGTGCTGATCGGGATCGCGGTCTACCGCAGCCCGATCGGTTCGGCGGTGGCCACGGCGCTGGCGAGCACGATCTTGACGGTCCCGTCGTTCGCCCTCCTCGGGCTGCTGATCCCGCTTTCGGGGCTCGGACCGACGACGGCCGTGATCGCGCTGGTGCTCTACGGCCTCCTGCCGATCGTCCGGAACACCATCGTCGGGCTCGACGGCGTCGACCCGGCCATCACCGACGCCGCGCGCGGGATCGGGATGAGCCGCTTCGGCGTGCTCACGCGGGTCGAGCTGCGGCTGGCGTGGCCGGCGATCCTCACCGGCATGCGGGTGGCGACGCAGATGCTGATGGGCATCGCGGTGATCGCCGCCTACGCGAAGGGTCCGGGCTTCGGCGCCGAGGTCTTCTCCGGGCTCACCAACGCGGGGAGCACGAACTCCCTGAACCAAGCCGTCACGGGCACGGTCGGGGTGGTCATCCTCGCCCTGATCCTCGACGGCATCTACGTCCTGATCAAGCGCTTCACCGTATCTAGGGGTGTCCGTGGCTGA
- a CDS encoding copper resistance CopC family protein — MRKALVALALTVVAVLGTATPALAHNVLISSDPANGSSVAAGPQKISLTFDQYVQGADVNQIAVTGPGGGQWAEGPISVVNNVISAPLRPLGPAGKYTVGYRVLSADGHPVTGELTFTLTAAGTGTPATVDAARSPGGASSASPQQSSSTGVPIWVWIAGAVVLLAIGLTVALRSGGKIEEKN, encoded by the coding sequence ATGCGGAAGGCGCTCGTCGCGCTGGCGTTGACGGTGGTGGCCGTGCTCGGCACGGCCACCCCGGCGCTGGCGCACAACGTGCTGATCTCCTCGGACCCGGCGAACGGCTCGTCCGTGGCCGCCGGCCCGCAGAAGATCAGCCTGACGTTCGACCAGTACGTGCAGGGCGCGGACGTCAACCAGATCGCGGTGACCGGACCGGGCGGCGGCCAGTGGGCCGAGGGGCCGATCAGCGTCGTGAACAACGTCATCAGCGCGCCGCTGCGGCCGCTCGGCCCGGCGGGCAAGTACACCGTCGGCTACCGGGTGCTGTCCGCGGACGGCCACCCGGTGACCGGTGAGCTCACCTTCACCCTGACCGCGGCGGGCACCGGCACACCGGCGACCGTCGACGCGGCCCGCTCGCCGGGCGGCGCGTCGTCGGCGTCCCCGCAGCAGTCGTCGTCCACCGGGGTACCGATCTGGGTCTGGATCGCCGGCGCCGTCGTGCTGCTGGCCATCGGGCTGACCGTCGCCCTGCGCTCGGGCGGCAAGATCGAAGAGAAGAACTGA
- a CDS encoding DUF6474 family protein, which produces MARKAKVEGEARFTPKKAKNAVAVAKVLGPVVIPVVAPFAVRAAGAAREAYDRYQARKLGVSVDKLGEYTGRGAALHARIAGVAEGCRELQKSEKASNADQEFAKDSLGTLEQLSASVRAAERMPAARRKSVHRAVAGELERLEGQLLHRLGL; this is translated from the coding sequence ATGGCGCGCAAGGCCAAGGTCGAGGGTGAAGCCAGGTTCACCCCCAAGAAGGCGAAGAACGCGGTCGCGGTGGCGAAGGTGCTCGGCCCGGTCGTGATCCCGGTGGTCGCGCCGTTCGCCGTGCGCGCGGCGGGCGCCGCGCGAGAGGCGTACGACCGCTACCAGGCGCGCAAGCTGGGGGTCTCGGTCGACAAGCTGGGCGAGTACACCGGCCGCGGCGCGGCCCTGCACGCCCGCATCGCCGGCGTCGCCGAGGGCTGCCGAGAACTGCAGAAGTCCGAGAAGGCTTCGAACGCGGACCAGGAGTTCGCGAAGGACTCGCTGGGCACGCTGGAGCAGCTGTCGGCGTCGGTCCGCGCGGCGGAGCGGATGCCGGCGGCGCGGCGCAAGTCCGTGCACCGCGCGGTGGCGGGCGAGCTGGAGCGGCTGGAAGGTCAGCTGCTGCACCGGCTGGGCCTCTGA
- a CDS encoding TM0106 family RecB-like putative nuclease, translated as MQGEVVLDAGAVSRCRRRVHLEHDPAMREVPLSPPDPTAQQRIDDATAHREDIVSRLMAANPGHWVKIGRDLPAHERVERTERAFAAEAQYIWGALLPVDPAGHRRGGIDLLVRTGRGYVPVLVVRHRITDRGTGAIVTELTDLDPGHRKADDGRKVRSQPRDQLRLVHIRRMLQTLGQADEGLATGGVIGLDADVVVWHDLAAGTWPGGRSALTEYQVRFADRLAIASAAANGEEPLAEPSRVLECRRCPWWPTCEVVLTESRDVSLVVRGEDAVELRRAGVSTVDKLAALDPAGEPPAVNWTGVTFPDAVVLARAWLADLTLVRRVEAVDVPRGDVEVDVDMESFGDAGAYLWGCLLTGADIGVPQGYRAFATWDPLPTDDEARSFAEFWAWLTDVRERTEAAGLTFRAYCYNALAENRWLFGSVERFGDHPGIPVKKDIQSFVDSAEWVDLFRSVTDQFLCSHGKGLKVIAPVAGFSWRDPEAGGEASMRWYRDAVGMDGEKPDDEQRERLLRYNEDDVLATRALREWISARAQTEVPYMFDL; from the coding sequence ATGCAAGGTGAGGTGGTACTCGACGCGGGCGCGGTCAGCCGCTGCCGTCGCCGTGTGCACCTCGAACACGACCCGGCGATGCGCGAGGTACCGCTTTCCCCGCCGGACCCGACCGCGCAGCAGCGGATCGACGACGCCACCGCGCACCGCGAGGACATCGTCAGCAGGCTGATGGCCGCGAACCCCGGCCACTGGGTGAAGATCGGCCGCGACCTGCCCGCCCACGAACGCGTCGAACGCACCGAGCGGGCCTTCGCCGCCGAAGCCCAGTACATCTGGGGCGCGCTGCTGCCGGTGGACCCGGCCGGGCACCGCCGCGGCGGCATCGACCTGCTCGTGCGCACCGGCCGCGGCTACGTCCCGGTGCTCGTCGTGCGCCACCGCATCACCGACCGCGGCACCGGCGCGATCGTCACCGAGCTGACCGACCTCGATCCGGGGCACCGCAAGGCCGACGACGGCCGCAAGGTCCGCTCGCAGCCGCGTGACCAGCTCCGGCTCGTGCACATCCGCCGCATGCTGCAGACGCTCGGGCAGGCCGACGAGGGCCTCGCCACCGGCGGCGTGATCGGCCTCGACGCCGACGTCGTCGTCTGGCACGACCTCGCCGCGGGCACCTGGCCCGGCGGCCGCAGCGCGCTGACCGAGTACCAGGTCCGGTTCGCCGACCGGCTCGCCATCGCCAGCGCGGCCGCGAACGGCGAGGAGCCGCTGGCCGAGCCGTCGCGCGTGCTGGAGTGCCGCCGCTGCCCGTGGTGGCCGACGTGCGAGGTGGTGCTCACCGAGAGCCGGGACGTCAGCCTCGTCGTCCGCGGCGAGGACGCCGTGGAGCTGCGCCGCGCCGGCGTGTCCACTGTGGACAAGCTGGCCGCGCTCGACCCGGCGGGCGAGCCGCCGGCGGTGAACTGGACGGGCGTCACCTTCCCGGACGCGGTCGTGCTCGCCCGCGCCTGGCTGGCCGACCTCACCCTGGTGCGCCGCGTCGAGGCGGTCGACGTGCCGCGCGGTGACGTCGAGGTCGACGTCGACATGGAGAGCTTCGGCGACGCCGGCGCGTACCTCTGGGGCTGCCTGCTGACCGGCGCCGACATCGGCGTGCCGCAGGGCTACCGCGCCTTCGCGACGTGGGATCCGCTGCCGACCGACGACGAGGCCCGCTCGTTCGCCGAGTTCTGGGCCTGGCTCACCGACGTCCGGGAGCGCACCGAAGCGGCCGGGCTGACCTTCCGCGCCTACTGCTACAACGCGCTCGCCGAGAACCGCTGGCTCTTCGGCTCCGTCGAGCGCTTCGGCGACCACCCCGGCATCCCCGTGAAGAAGGACATCCAGTCCTTTGTGGACTCCGCGGAGTGGGTCGACCTCTTCCGCAGCGTCACCGACCAGTTCCTGTGCTCCCACGGCAAGGGCCTGAAGGTGATCGCCCCGGTGGCCGGGTTCTCGTGGCGCGACCCGGAGGCGGGCGGCGAGGCGTCGATGCGGTGGTACCGCGACGCCGTGGGCATGGACGGCGAGAAGCCGGACGACGAGCAGCGCGAGCGGCTCCTGCGCTACAACGAGGACGACGTCCTCGCGACGCGGGCGCTGCGCGAGTGGATCAGCGCGCGGGCCCAGACCGAGGTCCCGTACATGTTCGACCTCTGA
- a CDS encoding ATP-binding cassette domain-containing protein: protein MAENEEVSGVEIELEHVTKRYPGTREAAVDDFSMVVPAGKIVVFVGPSGCGKTTTMRMINRLVQPTSGKITIGGEDALKLDVDTLRRRIGYAIQQAGLFPHFTVAQNIGVVPGLLGWDKKKVNDRVEEMMDLVGLDPADFRDRFPRQLSGGQQQRVGVARALAADPPVLLMDEPFGAVDPITRGNLQDELLRLQDELKKTIVFVTHDFDEAVKLGDKIAVLGNQSSIMQYDTPEAILANPANDTVAGFVGAGASLKQLTLLRVRDVELAQDALTVTVDETPAAVREKLEKSRKHFALVLDARRRPTRWVHVRELTSAASLANLGKPLRDIVSLQSTLQDALEAMLAEGGSVPVTGARGEYAGTIQLDTVIGTIQQLRDEHTNGEEVSA, encoded by the coding sequence GTGGCTGAGAACGAGGAAGTCTCCGGCGTCGAGATCGAGCTGGAGCACGTGACGAAGCGGTACCCCGGCACCCGTGAAGCGGCGGTCGACGACTTCTCCATGGTCGTGCCCGCCGGCAAGATCGTCGTGTTCGTCGGCCCGTCCGGCTGCGGCAAGACGACGACGATGCGGATGATCAACCGGCTGGTGCAGCCGACCTCCGGCAAGATCACCATCGGCGGCGAAGACGCGCTGAAGCTCGACGTCGACACCCTGCGCCGCCGGATCGGCTACGCGATCCAGCAGGCCGGGCTGTTCCCGCACTTCACCGTCGCGCAGAACATCGGCGTGGTGCCCGGCCTGCTCGGCTGGGACAAGAAGAAGGTCAACGACCGGGTCGAGGAGATGATGGACCTGGTCGGGCTCGACCCGGCCGACTTCCGCGACCGCTTCCCGCGCCAGCTGTCCGGCGGGCAGCAGCAGCGCGTCGGCGTCGCGCGGGCGCTCGCCGCCGACCCGCCGGTGCTGCTGATGGACGAGCCGTTCGGCGCGGTCGACCCGATCACCCGCGGCAACCTGCAGGACGAGCTGCTGCGACTGCAGGACGAACTCAAGAAGACGATCGTGTTCGTCACGCACGACTTCGACGAGGCCGTGAAGCTCGGCGACAAGATCGCGGTGCTCGGCAACCAGTCGTCGATCATGCAGTACGACACCCCCGAGGCGATCCTGGCCAACCCGGCCAACGACACGGTCGCCGGGTTCGTCGGCGCGGGCGCGTCGCTGAAGCAGCTGACCCTGCTGCGGGTCCGAGACGTAGAGCTGGCACAGGACGCGCTCACCGTGACCGTCGACGAGACGCCCGCGGCGGTCCGGGAGAAGCTCGAAAAGTCCCGCAAGCACTTCGCGCTCGTGCTGGACGCGCGCCGCCGGCCGACCCGGTGGGTGCACGTCCGCGAGCTCACTTCGGCGGCTTCGCTGGCCAACCTGGGCAAGCCGCTGCGGGACATCGTCAGTCTGCAGTCGACGCTGCAGGACGCGCTCGAGGCGATGCTCGCCGAAGGCGGCTCGGTGCCGGTGACCGGCGCGCGCGGCGAGTACGCGGGCACCATCCAGCTCGACACCGTGATCGGGACCATCCAGCAGCTGCGGGACGAGCACACGAACGGTGAAGAGGTGTCCGCATGA
- a CDS encoding YcnI family protein: MSQHVFKRAGFLAATVGAAGLLGAGVASAHVTANVYGPQPTKGGYAAVVFRVPSEEKDPVKTTKVVVDFKADYGIGSVRTKPVPGWTAEVTKSKLPAPITKDNGTQVTEAVTAVTWTAQPGSELKATDYQEFSVSFGPLPTNVDQVEFPAHQTYSDGKVVDWTQPTPAGGEEPEHPAPTVKLAAKAAEGDDHAAMGANTAATTGEQTEAAATSDSTARWLGGAGLLVGAIGLGVGAGATIRARKATAKSGGNS; encoded by the coding sequence ATGTCCCAGCACGTCTTCAAGCGCGCCGGTTTCCTCGCCGCCACCGTCGGTGCCGCCGGCCTCCTCGGCGCGGGCGTCGCGTCCGCGCACGTCACCGCCAACGTCTACGGCCCGCAGCCCACGAAGGGCGGCTACGCGGCCGTCGTCTTCCGCGTGCCGAGCGAGGAGAAGGACCCCGTCAAGACCACGAAGGTCGTCGTCGACTTCAAGGCGGACTACGGCATCGGCTCGGTGCGGACGAAGCCGGTCCCCGGCTGGACCGCCGAGGTCACCAAGTCGAAGCTGCCGGCCCCGATCACCAAGGACAACGGCACACAGGTCACCGAAGCCGTCACCGCGGTGACGTGGACCGCGCAGCCGGGCAGCGAGCTGAAGGCCACCGACTACCAGGAGTTCTCCGTCAGCTTCGGCCCGCTGCCCACCAACGTGGACCAGGTGGAGTTCCCGGCGCACCAGACCTACAGCGACGGCAAGGTCGTCGACTGGACCCAGCCGACCCCGGCGGGCGGCGAGGAGCCGGAGCACCCGGCGCCGACCGTGAAGCTGGCCGCGAAGGCGGCCGAGGGTGACGACCACGCCGCGATGGGCGCGAACACCGCGGCCACCACCGGCGAGCAGACTGAAGCCGCGGCGACGTCCGACAGCACGGCCCGCTGGCTCGGTGGAGCCGGCCTGCTCGTCGGCGCCATCGGCCTCGGGGTCGGGGCCGGCGCGACCATCCGGGCCCGCAAGGCCACGGCCAAGTCGGGAGGCAACAGCTAA
- a CDS encoding PadR family transcriptional regulator encodes MKRRKVGNMLGLAVLSVVLERPMHPYEMAALLKRRGKDADLPIKWGSLYTVVANLEKHGFIEAVESVKDGGRPERTVYRITPAGRAEFEDWVRELVGTLDPEPPRFRSGLSMMGVLGPDQAINELRRRLGRLEDRAGKQRAALDRLRPLMPRVFLIEVEYDIAMTEAEARWVRGFLDELTSGSLPGTQAWRRWYETGELPADLGEFVEER; translated from the coding sequence ATGAAGCGGCGGAAGGTCGGCAACATGCTCGGCTTGGCCGTGCTGTCCGTCGTGCTCGAACGCCCCATGCACCCGTACGAGATGGCGGCCCTGCTCAAGCGGCGCGGCAAGGACGCCGACCTGCCGATCAAGTGGGGCTCGCTCTACACGGTCGTCGCGAACCTCGAAAAGCACGGGTTCATCGAGGCCGTCGAGAGCGTCAAGGACGGCGGGCGGCCCGAGCGGACCGTCTACCGGATCACCCCGGCCGGCCGTGCCGAGTTCGAGGACTGGGTCCGCGAGCTCGTCGGCACGCTCGACCCGGAACCCCCGCGGTTCCGGTCCGGGCTGTCGATGATGGGCGTCCTCGGCCCGGACCAGGCGATCAACGAGCTCCGGCGGCGGCTCGGCCGGCTCGAGGACCGGGCCGGGAAGCAACGGGCCGCGCTCGACCGGCTGCGTCCGCTGATGCCGCGGGTGTTCCTGATCGAGGTCGAATACGACATCGCGATGACGGAGGCCGAGGCGCGCTGGGTGCGCGGCTTCCTCGACGAACTGACCAGCGGCTCCCTGCCCGGCACGCAGGCCTGGCGGCGCTGGTACGAGACCGGCGAACTCCCGGCTGACCTGGGGGAGTTCGTGGAAGAGAGATAG
- a CDS encoding ABC transporter permease, which translates to MTAAVDTGFSTESGSKRAERVRLFAQPVAVLVIVAVTLIWVFSSGLTATEKETLNASSLFTALWDHLLMTIVVTAIVVLVAVPLGVIVTRPWARFLAPVFLAIANIGQAAPALGVLVLWFIVTGAVGGLWVAALPLAFYSLLPVLRNTMVGIQQVDESLIDAGRGIGMSAAAVLWRVELPLAVPLILAGLRTSLVLAVGTATFGMFVNAGGFGLLIDTGYKLNLTSVLVTGSVLAVALALLVDWLGAVAEQFFGPKGLR; encoded by the coding sequence ATGACGGCTGCCGTCGACACCGGTTTCAGCACCGAGTCCGGTTCGAAACGCGCGGAACGCGTCCGGCTGTTCGCCCAGCCCGTCGCGGTCCTGGTGATCGTCGCCGTCACGCTGATCTGGGTGTTCTCCAGCGGGCTGACCGCGACCGAGAAGGAGACGCTCAACGCGTCTTCGCTGTTCACGGCGTTGTGGGACCACCTGCTGATGACGATCGTGGTGACCGCGATCGTCGTGCTGGTCGCCGTGCCGCTCGGCGTGATCGTGACGCGGCCGTGGGCCCGTTTCCTCGCGCCGGTCTTCCTGGCGATCGCCAACATCGGCCAGGCCGCGCCCGCGCTCGGCGTGCTGGTGCTGTGGTTCATCGTCACCGGCGCGGTCGGCGGGCTGTGGGTGGCGGCGCTGCCGCTGGCCTTCTACTCGCTGCTGCCGGTGCTGCGGAACACGATGGTCGGCATCCAGCAGGTCGACGAGTCGCTGATCGACGCCGGCCGCGGCATCGGGATGTCGGCGGCCGCGGTGCTCTGGCGGGTCGAGCTGCCGCTCGCCGTGCCGCTGATCCTGGCCGGCCTGCGCACGTCGCTGGTGCTGGCGGTCGGCACGGCGACGTTCGGCATGTTCGTCAACGCCGGCGGGTTCGGCCTGCTCATCGACACCGGCTACAAGCTGAACCTGACGTCGGTGCTGGTCACCGGTTCGGTGCTGGCGGTCGCGCTGGCGCTGCTGGTGGACTGGCTGGGCGCGGTCGCCGAACAGTTCTTCGGACCGAAGGGGCTGCGATGA